TAGTGCAGCCATTGCCCAATCTTCTTTGTATCGAATTCAAAATTTCGGATAAAGAGAATGAGATTGTCGTAAGTTGTCTATGTTACAGTAGGCAAAATGTAAGAGGAAAATGGTCAGGGTCTTTCTTGGATTCTGGCCATTTTTTTTGATTTGTTTTCCATTAAGAAACCACTTATTCCCGATCCAATACGATAAACGAACGAAAATCGTTTCGGAAATCAAAAACTAGAATCAATATAAAAAATATGAAATCAATAAATTTCTAACGAAGATGTTGACTCGGATAAAAATCTGCTTAAAACTACAGCCGAGGTTTTTCTATGAAAAAAATTCTAACCATATTGACAGGTGTAACCTTTCTTTCCTTCGTTTCCCTTGTTGCCCACGACCATGAAGGTCACGGAAAAAATGGAATGCCAGGTGATCATTTCAAAAAAATGGACACTAATGGTGATAACAAAATTTCCAAAGAAGAATGGCAAAAATTTCATGAGGGATTTTTTACCGAACTTGATAAAGACGCTGATGGATCTGTGACTTTAGAAGAGATGAAATCAGCAAGGAAAGAAAAACGGGATGAGAAAAAAGAAGAAATGAAAGACAAAGTCAAAGAAGCCAAAAAGAAAAAAGACGAAAAAAAAACTAAACCTTCAGAATAACAACCGTTTGTGTGCGGGCGCCTCGGATTGGATTCAATATCATCATTCGATTGTAATCCGACCGGGCTCTCCGCTCCAATCTTTACACATTCGTGTAAAGGATTTCCACTACGATCCCTGGCGCTTGGATTTTATTTTCTATATTGAAAGTGATAAAACATTCGTTTCACCAATTCCACCACAATCAAATAAA
This genomic stretch from Leptospira congkakensis harbors:
- a CDS encoding EF-hand domain-containing protein; translation: MKKILTILTGVTFLSFVSLVAHDHEGHGKNGMPGDHFKKMDTNGDNKISKEEWQKFHEGFFTELDKDADGSVTLEEMKSARKEKRDEKKEEMKDKVKEAKKKKDEKKTKPSE